One window from the genome of Clupea harengus chromosome 19, Ch_v2.0.2, whole genome shotgun sequence encodes:
- the hey1 gene encoding hairy/enhancer-of-split related with YRPW motif protein 1, protein MKRNHDFSSSDSELDENIEVEKESGDENGSLNSPLGPMSPSTTTQVQARKRRRGIIEKRRRDRINNSLTELRRLVPSAFEKQGSAKLEKAEILQMTVDHLKMLHAAGGKGYFDAHALAMDYRGLGFRECLAETARYLNIMEGLDGADPLRIRLVSHLNSYAMQREAHSGLGHLGWGSAFGTPPPHLPPHLLMQPPPPPGVVMARSTGSPSSSSSSSSSSSSASPPASSSSSSSSSLSSTTTPGSPPSSSDGRLLSGRLGGGVPMPDGGAQTVPLRVPPVLLPGSPPTPSKLAPHLLTSLSGLSAFPFPLGAFPLLSPRALSPSTGSASLGKPYRPWSMEIGAF, encoded by the exons ATGAAGCGGAATCATGACTTCAGTTCGTCCGATAGCGAGCTGGACGAAAATATTGAAGTTGAGAAGGAGAGCGGTGACGAAAATGG GAGTCTAAACTCTCCGCTGGGGCCGATGTCTCCCTCCACGACGACTCAGGTCCAGGCGAGAAAGCGTCGGCGTGGG ATCATTGAGAAACGTCGCCGTGATCGCATTAATAACAGCCTGACGGAACTGCGAAGGCTCGTTCCCAGCGCCTTTGAAAAACAG GGTTCTGCCAAACTGGAGAAAGCGGAGATTCTGCAGATGACGGTGGACCACCTCAAGATGCTCCACGCCGCGGGAGGTAAAG GCTACTTCGACGCGCACGCGTTGGCCATGGACTACCGCGGCCTGGGCTTCCGTGAGTGCCTGGCGGAGACGGCCCGGTACCTGAACATCATGGAGGGTCTGGACGGCGCCGACCCGCTGCGCATCCGTCTGGTGTCGCACCTCAACAGCTACGCCATGCAGCGCGAGGCCCACTCAGGGCTGGGTCACCTGGGCTGGGGCTCGGCCTTCGGCACGCCCCCGCCTCACCTGCCCCCCCACCTGCTCATGCAGCCGCCGCCCCCCCCGGGGGTGGTCATGGCCCGCAGCACCGGCAgcccctcttcatcatcatcatcatcatcatcttcttcctccGCGTCGCCGCCTGCTTCGTCctcatcatcgtcatcctcGTCGctgtcctccaccaccacccccggCAGCCCGCCCTCCTCCTCCGACGGCCGGCTCCTCTCCGGCAGGCTCGGCGGCGGCGTGCCCATGCCCGACGGCGGCGCCCAGACGGTGCCCCTGAGGGTGCCCCCGGTGCTGCTGCCGGGGTCGCCCCCGACCCCCTCCAAACTGGCGCCCCACCTCCTGACGTCTCTCTCGGGGCTGTCTGCGTTCCCCTTCCCCCTGGGCGCCTTCCCCCTGCTCTCCCCCCgcgccctctccccctccaccggCTCCGCCAGCCTCGGCAAGCCCTACCGGCCCTGGAGCATGGAGATCGGAGCCTTCTGA